A single Pieris rapae chromosome 2, ilPieRapa1.1, whole genome shotgun sequence DNA region contains:
- the LOC110995186 gene encoding uncharacterized protein LOC110995186 isoform X1 — MATTMSAPAHDHYIHDGELRPQHSRDNSRDSGIFHTTKGLWNAPGLNNCFLNSAVQVLWHLDIFRRSFRELTGHACLGPSCIFCALKELFAQLQWSAERAPAADSLRRALGGGGARFQLGCMADASECFEHLLLRVHAHVAAGTGDKRDDDACRAPHCVPHRKFAMMLVEQSVCGACQATSEPLPFTQMVHYVSATALTAQAALGEHGDSFGLLLKKAGGMGDIRDCPNACGAKIQICRTLMNRPEVVSIGMVWDSERPSAEHVAAVYSALGTELRPTDAFHSCVDRAWAARATHRLVGLVTYYGKHYSTFFFHSKLKLWIYFDDADVKEIGPEWSQVVEKCKRARFQPLLLLYAAVDGTPCDTRHAPKDVVPFPAPEPRRAVTPAPEKPTNGFARRAMTPGPDNDSDYVSRKAVENMLEVHASRRAQLARSLSTSSASDTQERPRARRDSGNWSGDRNSASSASSSTIESPYMYPRGRGPGSIPSSPTRKGELSSGGSCDAGYDSYSLSSTDSLPLQQGLRHNLQLAQIPELITRGDCEALCMEADRLLEKSRHAEDAADYETALVLCDAAATKVCAAMDAPYNNPHTMTFARMKHNTCVMRARSLQRRMAGFIRQTEIPQMAPVRNTKGGLESAPTTIEIYATLPKKKGSSKKSKAIEDDTENSPRERPPRHKSREEEKSRDKRSRSEDRGRARKEITVAVDKKDEPVEDKKSNKKQHKIRRKLMGGLIRRKNRSMPDLTEGADVKKEESSKEKRVGSVDDGDVGRKKTDDKNNLSGYLSEGHLEYSAASGTNPNLERSKLMRKSFHGSAGKMLTAAKVPPPPPLRTTSQLSGPKFESEVSEHGIQNRPPQPLPPASQGVYNYTNDNDEDGGFSEQYGEEPQSLPFVPSYDEQPTNHYNCTLDDSPNTSQNFQTVVTQAMVHQEQSPVRRDLTRILDILPSHQTIQNLTRSFDNGIDVVDCPLPQNVRRSPHLLDLPPYPSPMNSVNHSRQPSEEFPPPPPPIDLTPLQDELHKINQHCNMDLNYIHKINDEHNDVPKGSLLAQLQEKRSQILRNENNLAKTNQFETIGSSGDTWLKELQAKQAAIKLKRSGSIEGQLSSPGETFLKKPADNNSSVRSIASRFEPNLQNSPISPLDNERSHVGYLNMGSNRDVINCSIQSSNGHYNRRTSSSSTEQKQNDEEYNLGKTNNTTNTGDRSKPKKKSVSFCDQVILVATAEDQEDDSYIPNPILERVLKSAMNKPEMTTVPLQTEKPSLHRQESFDSQSSRSTISSLSQTSYTPNEANEYFKNQNSYPNYQVVPTRSQQQLAAQKHTTSCVQNQTVQNNNQIYQALPANSQNDSNPIPYTQPPSVYPSHNTSPPNYSHNPANRLTPIVHNQPYMTKQVQNIQRTVPNTYPHAPNQLHPANQSNNTYYHRNPQPSTTPTPPANYGQNRQFPQPVQNNSSSYQSVPTNSPAYQSYHPPTSYANNDYSSRYQGSNTNHYNASPYQRVPPPHGEVENYNGNSYQKMPNNYYSDANSNQTRVDPRNCVPHRENGNEISQYHQNGYQNYNPYQHLAPPKQMQKKSVSFEPGTKGGTDSPIPHQMNGNYSETQSNTLSNGQKTVCNLCRKKTLSPPATYCPDCDFYMSRFKPRS; from the exons GAATTATTTGCGCAACTACAATGGTCAGCAGAACGCGCCCCAGCGGCGGACAGTCTGCGGCGTGCTTTGGGCGGCGGAGGAGCCAGGTTCCAGCTTGGCTGCATGGCAGACGCCAGCGAGTGCTTCGAACATCTACTCCTAAGAGTCCATGCACATGTGGCCGCTGGTACCGGCGACAAAAGGGATGATGACGCCTGCAGAGCACCACACTGCGTGCCACATAGAAAGTTCGCTATGATGCTCGTCGAACAATCTGTGTGTGGGGCTTGTCAAGCGACTTCAGAACCATTGCCCTTTACGcag ATGGTCCATTACGTATCTGCCACCGCCCTAACAGCGCAGGCGGCGCTTGGCGAACATGGCGACAGCTTCGGTCTTTTGTTGAAGAAGGCTGGAGGCATGGGTGACATACGAGACTGTCCT AACGCTTGCGGTGCAAAGATTCAGATCTGCAGGACTTTAATGAATCGCCCAGAGGTGGTTTCCATTGGCATGGTCTGGGACTCTGAAAGACCATCAGCCGAACACGTAGCTGCGGTTTATTCAGCTCTCGGCACTGAACTAAGACCAACAGACGCTTTTCACTCTTGTGTCGACCGCGCCTGGGCTGCCCGAGCGACGCATCGTCTCGTCGGTCTCGTCACGTACTACGGAAAACActattcaacattctttttccATAGCAAACTCAAGCTCTGGATATACTTCGACGACGCTGACGTCAAAGAAATCGGACCCGAATGGTCACAGGTTGTTGAAAAATGTAAACGCGCGAGGTTCCAACCGCTTCTACTCTTGTACGCGGCAGTTGATGGAACACCGTGCGATACACGTCACGCTCCCAAAGACGTTGTTCCATTTCCAGCGCCGGAACCTCGAAGGGCCGTCACTCCCGCTCCCGAAAAGCCTACGAATGGATTCGCTAGACGCGCAATGACTCCGGGACCAGATAATGACAGTGATTATGTCAGCAGAAAAGCGGTTGAAAATATGTTAGAAGTACATGCTAGTAGACGTGCACAATTGGCACGAAGTCTTAGCACCAGCTCAGCTTCTGACACACAAGAAAGACCGCGGGCGAGAAGAGACTCTGGAAATTGGAGTGGCGACAGAAACAGTGCTTCCTCCGCATCGTCTTCCACTATTGAAAGCCCATACATGTATCCTCGAGGTAGAGGACCTGGCAGTATACCCAGTAGTCCTACACGTAAAGGAGAATTGTCTAGCGGCGGGTCTTGTGATGCAGGATACGACTCCTATTCCCTGTCTTCGACAGACAGTCTTCCATTGCAACAAGGCCTTCGACACAATTTACAACTTGCACAAATTCCTGAACTCATAACTAGAGGAGATTGCGAAGCGTTGTGCATGGAAGCTGATCGGTTACTGGAGAAATCCCGTCATGCAGAAGATGCCGCTGACTATGAGACTGCGTTAGTATTATGCGATGCAGCTGCCACAAAAGTTTGTGCAGCTATGGATGCTCCTTACAATAATCCCCATACTATGACATTTGCGAGAATGAAGCATAACACTTGTGTAATGCGAGCAAGAAGTCTTCAAAGACGAATGGCTGGTTTCATTAGACAGACTGAAATTCCACAAATGGCTCCTGTCCGAAACACAAAAGGAGGTCTTGAAAGTGCCCCTACGACGATTGAAATCTATGCTACTCTACCCAAGAAAAAGGGATCTTCAAAAAAGTCAAAAGCTATTGAAGATGACACTGAAAATTCTCCCCGGGAACGGCCACCTAGACACAAATCCCGTGAAGAAGAAAAAAGTAGGGACAAAAGATCTCGAAGTGAAGACCGTGGCCGTGCTAGGAAAGAAATAACCGTTGCTGTCGATAAAAAAGATGAACCCGTGGAAGATAAgaaatcaaacaaaaagcAACACAAAATACGAAGAAAGTTAATGGGTGGTCTTATAAGGAGGAAAAACAGATCCATGCCCGACTTAACAGAAGGTGCTGATGTTAAGAAAGAAGAAAGCAGCAAAGAAAAGCGAGTTGGATCCGTTGATGACGGTGATGTAGGACGAAAAAAGACGgacgataaaaataatttaagcggCTATTTATCAGAAGGGCATCTAGAGTATTCTGCAGCAAGTGGGACTAATCCAAATCTTGAAAGAAGTAAACTAATGAGGAAAAGTTTTCATGGAAGTGCGGGTAAAATGTTGACCGCCGCTAAAGTTCCTCCTCCTCCACCACTACGAACTACTTCCCAGCTTAGCGGGCCTAAGTTTGAGTCAGAAGTCTCAGAGCACGGCATACAGAACCGTCCACCACAGCCCTTGCCTCCTGCTTCGCAAGGggtatataattataccaaTGATAATGATGAAGACGGAGGCTTTTCGGAGCAATACGGTGAAGAGCCGCAGTCATTGCCATTTGTACCCTCATATGATGAACAACCAACGAACCACTATAACTGTACTTTAGATGACTCTCCAAATACGTCACAAAATTTTCAGACTGTTGTTACTCAAGCAATGGTTCATCAAGAGCAAAGTCCAGTTAGGAGAGATCTGACGagaatattagatattttgcCTTCCCATCAAACAATACAGAATCTCACTAGATCATTTGATAATGGTATTGACGTGGTAGATTGCCCTCTTCCTCAAAACGTAAGAAGATCGCCGCACTTGTTGGATTTGCCACCGTATCCGAGCCCAATGAATTCTGTCAATCATTCCAGGCAACCGAGTGAAGAATTCCCACCGCCGCCTCCACCTATAGATTTAACTCCATTACAAGATGAGCTTCATAAAATTAACCAACATTGTAACATGGATCTAAACTACATTCATAAGATAAATGATGAACATAACGATGTGCCAAAAGGGTCACTCCTAGCACAACTTCAGGAAAAAAGAAGTCAAATTTTGAGGAATGAAAATAATCTCGCTAAGACTAACCAATTTGAAACAATCGGCAGTTCCGGAGATACTTGGCTCAAGGAGCTCCAAGCCAAACAGGCTGCTATAAAACTGAAGCGATCCGGATCAATAGAGGGTCAACTTTCCTCACCAGGAGAAACCTTTTTAAAGAAACCAGCAGATAATAACTCAAGCGTTAGAAGTATCGCTTCTAGGTTTGAACCTAATCTTCAAAACTCCCCTATATCTCCCCTAGATAATGAAAGATCCCATGTCGGGTACCTCAATATGGGTTCAAATAGAGATGTTATTAATTGCTCAATCCAATCAAGTAATGGACATTATAACCGTCGTACCTCTTCATCATCGACCGAACAAAAGCAAAATGACGAAGAGTACAATTtaggaaaaacaaacaacaccACTAATACTGGAGATAGATCAAAGCCGAAAAAGAAATCAGTATCATTTTGCGATCAAGTCATATTAGTGGCGACAGCTGAAGATCAGGAAGACGATAGCTATATACCCAATCCCATATTAGAAAGAGTTCTCAAATCGGCTATGAATAAACCAGAAATGACAACTGTCCCACTACAAACAGAGAAACCTTCACTTCATAGACAAGAGTCTTTCGATAGCCAGTCTTCAAGGTCGACTATTTCATCATTATCACAAACCTCATATACGCCGAACGAAGCCAatgaatactttaaaaatcaaaactcTTACCCGAACTATCAAGTAGTTCCAACGCGCTCGCAACAACAGCTTGCTGCACAAAAGCACACGACTTCATGCGTACAAAATCAAACTGTTCAAAACAATAATCAGATATATCAAGCATTACCTGCTAATTCCCAAAATGATAGCAACCCCATACCATATACGCAACCACCATCAGTATATCCGAGTCACAACACGAGCCCACCGAACTATAGTCATAACCCTGCTAACCGTCTTACACCTATTGTTCATAATCAGCCTTACATGACAAAGCAAGTACAGAATATCCAACGAACAGTTCCCAACACATATCCACACGCTCCAAATCAACTGCACCCAGCAAATCAGTcgaataatacatattatcatCGTAACCCACAACCTTCGACAACGCCTACACCTCCTGCCAACTATGGTCAAAATCGTCAGTTTCCTCAACCCGTACAAAATAATAGTTCCTCGTATCAAAGCGTACCTACAAATTCACCAGCTTATCAGAGCTATCACCCACCGACAAGTTACGCTAATAACGATTATTCTAGTCGATATCAAGGTAGTAATACAAATCATTACAATGCCTCACCGTATCAAAGAGTTCCTCCCCCTCATGGTGAAGTTGAGAACTACAATGGAAACTCTTACCAGAAAATGCCAAATAATTACTACTCCGACGCTAACTCCAATCAAACACGCGTCGATCCAAGAAACTGTGTTCCCCATCGAGAAAATGGCAATGAGATCAGTCAATACCATCAGAATGGCTATCAGAATTATAATCCATATCAACATTTGGCACCACCTAAACAGATGCAAAAGAAATCAGTCTCATTTGAGCCAGGTACAAAAGGTGGTACTGATTCACCGATACCACATCAGATGAATGGAAATTATTCGGAAACCCAATCGAATACATTGTCTAATGGGCAGAAAACCGTATGCAATTTGTGTCGAAAGAAAACTCTAAGTCCCCCAGCTACGTATTGCCCAGATTGTGACTTTTACATGTCAAGATTTAAACCGCGTTCATAG
- the LOC110995186 gene encoding uncharacterized protein LOC110995186 isoform X3 — translation MTKAKNYRNSALFHSAKVLWHLDIFRRSFRELTGHACLGPSCIFCALKELFAQLQWSAERAPAADSLRRALGGGGARFQLGCMADASECFEHLLLRVHAHVAAGTGDKRDDDACRAPHCVPHRKFAMMLVEQSVCGACQATSEPLPFTQMVHYVSATALTAQAALGEHGDSFGLLLKKAGGMGDIRDCPNACGAKIQICRTLMNRPEVVSIGMVWDSERPSAEHVAAVYSALGTELRPTDAFHSCVDRAWAARATHRLVGLVTYYGKHYSTFFFHSKLKLWIYFDDADVKEIGPEWSQVVEKCKRARFQPLLLLYAAVDGTPCDTRHAPKDVVPFPAPEPRRAVTPAPEKPTNGFARRAMTPGPDNDSDYVSRKAVENMLEVHASRRAQLARSLSTSSASDTQERPRARRDSGNWSGDRNSASSASSSTIESPYMYPRGRGPGSIPSSPTRKGELSSGGSCDAGYDSYSLSSTDSLPLQQGLRHNLQLAQIPELITRGDCEALCMEADRLLEKSRHAEDAADYETALVLCDAAATKVCAAMDAPYNNPHTMTFARMKHNTCVMRARSLQRRMAGFIRQTEIPQMAPVRNTKGGLESAPTTIEIYATLPKKKGSSKKSKAIEDDTENSPRERPPRHKSREEEKSRDKRSRSEDRGRARKEITVAVDKKDEPVEDKKSNKKQHKIRRKLMGGLIRRKNRSMPDLTEGADVKKEESSKEKRVGSVDDGDVGRKKTDDKNNLSGYLSEGHLEYSAASGTNPNLERSKLMRKSFHGSAGKMLTAAKVPPPPPLRTTSQLSGPKFESEVSEHGIQNRPPQPLPPASQGVYNYTNDNDEDGGFSEQYGEEPQSLPFVPSYDEQPTNHYNCTLDDSPNTSQNFQTVVTQAMVHQEQSPVRRDLTRILDILPSHQTIQNLTRSFDNGIDVVDCPLPQNVRRSPHLLDLPPYPSPMNSVNHSRQPSEEFPPPPPPIDLTPLQDELHKINQHCNMDLNYIHKINDEHNDVPKGSLLAQLQEKRSQILRNENNLAKTNQFETIGSSGDTWLKELQAKQAAIKLKRSGSIEGQLSSPGETFLKKPADNNSSVRSIASRFEPNLQNSPISPLDNERSHVGYLNMGSNRDVINCSIQSSNGHYNRRTSSSSTEQKQNDEEYNLGKTNNTTNTGDRSKPKKKSVSFCDQVILVATAEDQEDDSYIPNPILERVLKSAMNKPEMTTVPLQTEKPSLHRQESFDSQSSRSTISSLSQTSYTPNEANEYFKNQNSYPNYQVVPTRSQQQLAAQKHTTSCVQNQTVQNNNQIYQALPANSQNDSNPIPYTQPPSVYPSHNTSPPNYSHNPANRLTPIVHNQPYMTKQVQNIQRTVPNTYPHAPNQLHPANQSNNTYYHRNPQPSTTPTPPANYGQNRQFPQPVQNNSSSYQSVPTNSPAYQSYHPPTSYANNDYSSRYQGSNTNHYNASPYQRVPPPHGEVENYNGNSYQKMPNNYYSDANSNQTRVDPRNCVPHRENGNEISQYHQNGYQNYNPYQHLAPPKQMQKKSVSFEPGTKGGTDSPIPHQMNGNYSETQSNTLSNGQKTVCNLCRKKTLSPPATYCPDCDFYMSRFKPRS, via the exons GAATTATTTGCGCAACTACAATGGTCAGCAGAACGCGCCCCAGCGGCGGACAGTCTGCGGCGTGCTTTGGGCGGCGGAGGAGCCAGGTTCCAGCTTGGCTGCATGGCAGACGCCAGCGAGTGCTTCGAACATCTACTCCTAAGAGTCCATGCACATGTGGCCGCTGGTACCGGCGACAAAAGGGATGATGACGCCTGCAGAGCACCACACTGCGTGCCACATAGAAAGTTCGCTATGATGCTCGTCGAACAATCTGTGTGTGGGGCTTGTCAAGCGACTTCAGAACCATTGCCCTTTACGcag ATGGTCCATTACGTATCTGCCACCGCCCTAACAGCGCAGGCGGCGCTTGGCGAACATGGCGACAGCTTCGGTCTTTTGTTGAAGAAGGCTGGAGGCATGGGTGACATACGAGACTGTCCT AACGCTTGCGGTGCAAAGATTCAGATCTGCAGGACTTTAATGAATCGCCCAGAGGTGGTTTCCATTGGCATGGTCTGGGACTCTGAAAGACCATCAGCCGAACACGTAGCTGCGGTTTATTCAGCTCTCGGCACTGAACTAAGACCAACAGACGCTTTTCACTCTTGTGTCGACCGCGCCTGGGCTGCCCGAGCGACGCATCGTCTCGTCGGTCTCGTCACGTACTACGGAAAACActattcaacattctttttccATAGCAAACTCAAGCTCTGGATATACTTCGACGACGCTGACGTCAAAGAAATCGGACCCGAATGGTCACAGGTTGTTGAAAAATGTAAACGCGCGAGGTTCCAACCGCTTCTACTCTTGTACGCGGCAGTTGATGGAACACCGTGCGATACACGTCACGCTCCCAAAGACGTTGTTCCATTTCCAGCGCCGGAACCTCGAAGGGCCGTCACTCCCGCTCCCGAAAAGCCTACGAATGGATTCGCTAGACGCGCAATGACTCCGGGACCAGATAATGACAGTGATTATGTCAGCAGAAAAGCGGTTGAAAATATGTTAGAAGTACATGCTAGTAGACGTGCACAATTGGCACGAAGTCTTAGCACCAGCTCAGCTTCTGACACACAAGAAAGACCGCGGGCGAGAAGAGACTCTGGAAATTGGAGTGGCGACAGAAACAGTGCTTCCTCCGCATCGTCTTCCACTATTGAAAGCCCATACATGTATCCTCGAGGTAGAGGACCTGGCAGTATACCCAGTAGTCCTACACGTAAAGGAGAATTGTCTAGCGGCGGGTCTTGTGATGCAGGATACGACTCCTATTCCCTGTCTTCGACAGACAGTCTTCCATTGCAACAAGGCCTTCGACACAATTTACAACTTGCACAAATTCCTGAACTCATAACTAGAGGAGATTGCGAAGCGTTGTGCATGGAAGCTGATCGGTTACTGGAGAAATCCCGTCATGCAGAAGATGCCGCTGACTATGAGACTGCGTTAGTATTATGCGATGCAGCTGCCACAAAAGTTTGTGCAGCTATGGATGCTCCTTACAATAATCCCCATACTATGACATTTGCGAGAATGAAGCATAACACTTGTGTAATGCGAGCAAGAAGTCTTCAAAGACGAATGGCTGGTTTCATTAGACAGACTGAAATTCCACAAATGGCTCCTGTCCGAAACACAAAAGGAGGTCTTGAAAGTGCCCCTACGACGATTGAAATCTATGCTACTCTACCCAAGAAAAAGGGATCTTCAAAAAAGTCAAAAGCTATTGAAGATGACACTGAAAATTCTCCCCGGGAACGGCCACCTAGACACAAATCCCGTGAAGAAGAAAAAAGTAGGGACAAAAGATCTCGAAGTGAAGACCGTGGCCGTGCTAGGAAAGAAATAACCGTTGCTGTCGATAAAAAAGATGAACCCGTGGAAGATAAgaaatcaaacaaaaagcAACACAAAATACGAAGAAAGTTAATGGGTGGTCTTATAAGGAGGAAAAACAGATCCATGCCCGACTTAACAGAAGGTGCTGATGTTAAGAAAGAAGAAAGCAGCAAAGAAAAGCGAGTTGGATCCGTTGATGACGGTGATGTAGGACGAAAAAAGACGgacgataaaaataatttaagcggCTATTTATCAGAAGGGCATCTAGAGTATTCTGCAGCAAGTGGGACTAATCCAAATCTTGAAAGAAGTAAACTAATGAGGAAAAGTTTTCATGGAAGTGCGGGTAAAATGTTGACCGCCGCTAAAGTTCCTCCTCCTCCACCACTACGAACTACTTCCCAGCTTAGCGGGCCTAAGTTTGAGTCAGAAGTCTCAGAGCACGGCATACAGAACCGTCCACCACAGCCCTTGCCTCCTGCTTCGCAAGGggtatataattataccaaTGATAATGATGAAGACGGAGGCTTTTCGGAGCAATACGGTGAAGAGCCGCAGTCATTGCCATTTGTACCCTCATATGATGAACAACCAACGAACCACTATAACTGTACTTTAGATGACTCTCCAAATACGTCACAAAATTTTCAGACTGTTGTTACTCAAGCAATGGTTCATCAAGAGCAAAGTCCAGTTAGGAGAGATCTGACGagaatattagatattttgcCTTCCCATCAAACAATACAGAATCTCACTAGATCATTTGATAATGGTATTGACGTGGTAGATTGCCCTCTTCCTCAAAACGTAAGAAGATCGCCGCACTTGTTGGATTTGCCACCGTATCCGAGCCCAATGAATTCTGTCAATCATTCCAGGCAACCGAGTGAAGAATTCCCACCGCCGCCTCCACCTATAGATTTAACTCCATTACAAGATGAGCTTCATAAAATTAACCAACATTGTAACATGGATCTAAACTACATTCATAAGATAAATGATGAACATAACGATGTGCCAAAAGGGTCACTCCTAGCACAACTTCAGGAAAAAAGAAGTCAAATTTTGAGGAATGAAAATAATCTCGCTAAGACTAACCAATTTGAAACAATCGGCAGTTCCGGAGATACTTGGCTCAAGGAGCTCCAAGCCAAACAGGCTGCTATAAAACTGAAGCGATCCGGATCAATAGAGGGTCAACTTTCCTCACCAGGAGAAACCTTTTTAAAGAAACCAGCAGATAATAACTCAAGCGTTAGAAGTATCGCTTCTAGGTTTGAACCTAATCTTCAAAACTCCCCTATATCTCCCCTAGATAATGAAAGATCCCATGTCGGGTACCTCAATATGGGTTCAAATAGAGATGTTATTAATTGCTCAATCCAATCAAGTAATGGACATTATAACCGTCGTACCTCTTCATCATCGACCGAACAAAAGCAAAATGACGAAGAGTACAATTtaggaaaaacaaacaacaccACTAATACTGGAGATAGATCAAAGCCGAAAAAGAAATCAGTATCATTTTGCGATCAAGTCATATTAGTGGCGACAGCTGAAGATCAGGAAGACGATAGCTATATACCCAATCCCATATTAGAAAGAGTTCTCAAATCGGCTATGAATAAACCAGAAATGACAACTGTCCCACTACAAACAGAGAAACCTTCACTTCATAGACAAGAGTCTTTCGATAGCCAGTCTTCAAGGTCGACTATTTCATCATTATCACAAACCTCATATACGCCGAACGAAGCCAatgaatactttaaaaatcaaaactcTTACCCGAACTATCAAGTAGTTCCAACGCGCTCGCAACAACAGCTTGCTGCACAAAAGCACACGACTTCATGCGTACAAAATCAAACTGTTCAAAACAATAATCAGATATATCAAGCATTACCTGCTAATTCCCAAAATGATAGCAACCCCATACCATATACGCAACCACCATCAGTATATCCGAGTCACAACACGAGCCCACCGAACTATAGTCATAACCCTGCTAACCGTCTTACACCTATTGTTCATAATCAGCCTTACATGACAAAGCAAGTACAGAATATCCAACGAACAGTTCCCAACACATATCCACACGCTCCAAATCAACTGCACCCAGCAAATCAGTcgaataatacatattatcatCGTAACCCACAACCTTCGACAACGCCTACACCTCCTGCCAACTATGGTCAAAATCGTCAGTTTCCTCAACCCGTACAAAATAATAGTTCCTCGTATCAAAGCGTACCTACAAATTCACCAGCTTATCAGAGCTATCACCCACCGACAAGTTACGCTAATAACGATTATTCTAGTCGATATCAAGGTAGTAATACAAATCATTACAATGCCTCACCGTATCAAAGAGTTCCTCCCCCTCATGGTGAAGTTGAGAACTACAATGGAAACTCTTACCAGAAAATGCCAAATAATTACTACTCCGACGCTAACTCCAATCAAACACGCGTCGATCCAAGAAACTGTGTTCCCCATCGAGAAAATGGCAATGAGATCAGTCAATACCATCAGAATGGCTATCAGAATTATAATCCATATCAACATTTGGCACCACCTAAACAGATGCAAAAGAAATCAGTCTCATTTGAGCCAGGTACAAAAGGTGGTACTGATTCACCGATACCACATCAGATGAATGGAAATTATTCGGAAACCCAATCGAATACATTGTCTAATGGGCAGAAAACCGTATGCAATTTGTGTCGAAAGAAAACTCTAAGTCCCCCAGCTACGTATTGCCCAGATTGTGACTTTTACATGTCAAGATTTAAACCGCGTTCATAG